The genomic segment CGTCAAATTCACCATATGTTTCTGTCGAAGAAAATGGCAGCTCAAATGAAGCACATTTAAGATGATCCATTAAGATAAACATATTATCCGGATGAATCCGTGCTTCTTCCGGTGACTGGCCAAGAAGATAATCAGGGTGTTCAATAATATATTGATCGAGAGCCAGGGATTGGGCGACGTAAATAATGAGCGCCTCATCTTGCCGTCTTCCCGCACGCCCTGCCTGTTGAAATGCACTCGCAATATTTCCCGGGTAACCCGTCATAATACACGCTTGTAGTTGCCCGATATCAATGCCAAGTTCAAGTGCATTCGTACTAACAACCGTACGGATAGCTCCATCCCGAAGCCCTTTTTCAATTTTCCGGCGTTCTGAAGGTAGGTAACCTCCCCTATAGCCCATTACTGTTTCATCGAACAGTTTCTTTTTCGTCAATGCTTTCATATAAGTGACAAGCATTTCAACTCGTACTCGGCTTTTTGCAAAGATAATCGTTTGGATGCCTTCCCGGTATAAAAGCGCGGCGATATCTCGCACTTCAAGTACAGCACTTCTTCGAATACCAAACGTTGGATGAACGACCGGTGGATTATAGAAGACAAAATGTTTCTTTCCGGCGGGTGCTCCATTTTTGATGATTACTTGAACGTCCTCATTTATCAACGACTCCGCTAGTTCTTGCGGATTTGCAATTGTCGCAGATGTGCAGATGAACACTGGATCACTGCCATAATAGTTGCAGATTCGTTTCAACCTTCGCAGCACATGTGCGACATGACTGCCGAAAACACCTTTGTACGTATGCAATTCATCGATGATGATGTATTTTAAGTTCTCGAATAACGACACCCATTTTGTATGATGTGGCAAGATACCTGAATGCAGCATATCGGGATTTGTCAGCACGATATGACCCGACTTTCTAACCTTAGAACGCAAGCCAGGTGCAGTATCCCCGTCGTATGTATAACTGAGGATGGTTTCCCCACTCGCTTCAATCAGCTCATGGAGGTCCGCCAGCTGATCTTGGGCCAGTGCTTTTGTTGGAAACAAATAAATGGCTCTCGATGTATCATCTTCGAGGATACTTTGCATAACAGGTAAATGATAGCAAAGGGATTTTCCGGAAGCTGTCGGTGTAACGGCGGTAATAGAATTTCCGGATGATGCCAGGTCGAAGGCTTCTCTTTGATGGCTATATAATTTATCAATTCCTTTGGATGCAAGTGCTTTAATAATCGATGGATGGAGTTTTCCCGGAAATTCGGCGTAGATTGCTTCTTTCTCAGCAATCGTTTTAGTATGGATGACGTTAGCGGAAAAAGAGGCGTCAGTGCGCAGTTTTTCTAACACTTCGTGAACCGCTTTCTTCTTTATCATCGTACATCGCCTTCTTGTTCAAGACGTAGTGCGTCCAAAATTGTTTTTAACGTATATTCAGCTGAATTAATCGATAAGATAAAACGTTTTTTACCTGTCTTTTGATAAAATGACTGGACGATGAATTGCTTCATAGAGTCAGTCAGTGTTTCAATTTGAATTGGATGAACATATTTCGGCTTGGCTGTCTTGATGAATTCAGATACTTCCTCTGTCCATTCATCAAGCAACGTATGATATTGATCTGCATATGGTTTTACTTCTATGAAAAAGTCGGGTTCCCGATCGAGTTCTCTCATCTGCGCATGGCGCTCGAAGCATTCCTTACAAACAGCAAGTAGCGCTTCAGTTTTTTGTTGTAGATTCATAATGATACACCCTTTCCGGACGTTTCTTTTATTTTAACAGATATGACCGAAATGCACCAAATTCATAGGAACGTATATTCCTTGGTATTACTAATCCTTCATTACTAGATAAAGTGCTATTTAGGTTGAAGTATTGAATACGTCATATGAACTGAGCGCAGGCGCCTTACAAGGGGGCAGCTGGAACCATAAGACTGGCAGCGAAGCTTGTCAGGCTTATGGGAGGGCACTGAAAAAGTTCTTTTTTATAGTAAGAACTAGTTGATTGTAGTGAAGAGCGGCGACTCCAGCTGGAACAGCGCGAGCTGAAGACCCCGCAGGAAGAGCCGTTACGAAGAACGGCTTTTGCGAGCAAAAGCGCTAGCGTTGGGAGCACGGGGCAAGAATGCCTTAATTTCTGCAAAGAACGCAGAAATACGGCAAATCGAACCCTCTGCTGTTCGATTGGCTGAAGCCGTGCCCGCGGAAAGCGTCCGCTCGGAACGGAAATCAACGGGATTGAAGGAAATCGTACTTTTTCAGTGCCTTAGTTTATCGCGGAAGGCATCCCTGAAGCGCCGAAGCGTTATTGAATGGAATCATTTAGCTCAATCTATATAGTTAATTTTCAACAGGACTAAATGTAATCTCCACTTTTCCCCAGCAGAATAACGTCTTTGATACAAGTGTACATCATAATTATGTTCAAATTATGTCACAGAAATTAAAACTTCTTCTCTATATGACAACTAATACTAGTGCTCCTTTAACGTGTAAGGTACATTAACGATAATAGATAGCTTGTTTCAACGTTAAAATATGCATCATTAAGGGAGAACTTTGTTAATGGCTACGAAAATCGCTTGGATTACTGATACAGCTGCACAACTAGACGAATCTTTTATACGAAAACATAACGTACATATATTACCATTGAGTATCGTATTTGCTGATGTTGTTTTTAAAGAAACAGTCGATATGACACAGGAAGAGTTTTACGACAAATTACGTGTTGCCAAAAATCCCCCCAAAACATCCCAACCCGCTATTGGTGAAATGGTTGCCCTTTATGAAAAACTACAGGAGCAAGGCTATGATTGCGCAATTGCCTTGCATGTGTCTAGCGGCCTATCCGGCACATTTGATAGCTCGCAAACAGCTGCACAAATGGTAGACTTCAAGGTCTATCCAATTGACTCGAAAATCGGCTCCTATCCGATGATCAAAATGATTGAAATTGGCAATGAACTACTAGAACAGGGACATGACATTAAAGAAGTCGTTGCAGCCATCAAAAAAATGACGGAAAATTCCAAGTTATCCTTCATACCTGCTAATCTAAATCAGCTCCATAAAAGCGGTCGTGTCTCTGGAACACAAGCATTTCTAAGTAATTTGCTAAATATTAAAGTGGTCATCTCGTTTGAAGATGGAAAACCAGTGATGAAAGAAAAAGTTCGTGCCAATAAACGAGCTAAAATAAATGTGACAGATTTACTGCGCAGCGACATGGAAAATAGCAGCATCCCAGAAATCGCAGTGATCCACTGTAACAATGTAATGAATGCTGAAAGTTGGAAAGAAGAGCTATTGCAGGAATTCCCAAACTTGAAAGTACAAGTTCTCCCCCTCAGCGTCTGTGTGGGCGTACATGCAGGTGAAGGTACTACTGGGCTAAGCTGGGTGAGGTATTAA from the Sporosarcina psychrophila genome contains:
- a CDS encoding DEAD/DEAH box helicase — encoded protein: MIKKKAVHEVLEKLRTDASFSANVIHTKTIAEKEAIYAEFPGKLHPSIIKALASKGIDKLYSHQREAFDLASSGNSITAVTPTASGKSLCYHLPVMQSILEDDTSRAIYLFPTKALAQDQLADLHELIEASGETILSYTYDGDTAPGLRSKVRKSGHIVLTNPDMLHSGILPHHTKWVSLFENLKYIIIDELHTYKGVFGSHVAHVLRRLKRICNYYGSDPVFICTSATIANPQELAESLINEDVQVIIKNGAPAGKKHFVFYNPPVVHPTFGIRRSAVLEVRDIAALLYREGIQTIIFAKSRVRVEMLVTYMKALTKKKLFDETVMGYRGGYLPSERRKIEKGLRDGAIRTVVSTNALELGIDIGQLQACIMTGYPGNIASAFQQAGRAGRRQDEALIIYVAQSLALDQYIIEHPDYLLGQSPEEARIHPDNMFILMDHLKCASFELPFSSTETYGEFDVQELLAFLESEGVLIKTTDKWHWMTDSFPASEVSLRSATQENVIIIDKTYPKETKVIGEMDRFSAMTLLHEEAIYIHQGTQFQVEQLDWDEKKAYVTEVDVDYFTDANLAVELKVMNEDIAEQFGDNKAAYGDIAVLAIPTIFKKIRFDTHDNIGSGPISLPAEELHTSSTWYTFDIPEGWTGAGLTDAMTGAAYAIQSFIPLFVRCDKTDIHVVPQVKAVHTGKPTIFIYDSYPGGIGLSEKIFERWDELLQKAADHVSTCRCESGCPVCIGAQEAGMGMKRDVGSLLKTLAGGERNVI
- a CDS encoding YppE family protein encodes the protein MNLQQKTEALLAVCKECFERHAQMRELDREPDFFIEVKPYADQYHTLLDEWTEEVSEFIKTAKPKYVHPIQIETLTDSMKQFIVQSFYQKTGKKRFILSINSAEYTLKTILDALRLEQEGDVR
- a CDS encoding DegV family protein, yielding MATKIAWITDTAAQLDESFIRKHNVHILPLSIVFADVVFKETVDMTQEEFYDKLRVAKNPPKTSQPAIGEMVALYEKLQEQGYDCAIALHVSSGLSGTFDSSQTAAQMVDFKVYPIDSKIGSYPMIKMIEIGNELLEQGHDIKEVVAAIKKMTENSKLSFIPANLNQLHKSGRVSGTQAFLSNLLNIKVVISFEDGKPVMKEKVRANKRAKINVTDLLRSDMENSSIPEIAVIHCNNVMNAESWKEELLQEFPNLKVQVLPLSVCVGVHAGEGTTGLSWVRY